The Sphingopyxis fribergensis DNA segment CGTCGCCGCGATGACACCGACCACCGCCGCCGCCACGCCGGCGAGCGCGCGGTGCAGCGCGGGGTTCTCGACAATCGCCTCCAGCCGCTCGAAGAAGATCATCGAGAAAGCGAAGGCGGGAAGGAACATCCCCACCGTGATCGCGACCGCACCGGGAAGCCCGCCCGCGACATAGCCCGCGAAAGTCGCGAAGATGACGAGCGGCGCGGGCAGCATCCCCGCCAGCGCTACGCCGTCGAGGAAGCTCGCGTCGGACAGCCAGCCGCGCCCGACCGTATCGGTGCGCACATAAGGAATGGCAGTATAGGCACCGCCGAAAGTGAGCAGCCCGCCTTTCAATCCGGCAATGAAGAGCGCGAGGATACCCGCTTCGCTCGCGGCGGCGTGGGCCTTCGCCGCCGGCGCGACGCCCGACACAAGGAAAGCCAGAACCACCGCCGCGACAAACACCGCCGCCGCGACAGCCGGCCGCGCGGCAAAGCTGTAGATCAGCCCCGCGGCGATCAACGGAATCCAGAAGGGCACCCCCGCCAGCGTCGCGCCGAGCGATGCCGCCGCAAGCAACCACAACAGCCTGTCCTCGAGGATATGCGTCCCGATCCGCTGCACCGCGCGCAGGATGATCGCGAGCACCGCAATCTGTACGCCCAGGAAGACGGGCGCCATCGCCGGATTGCCGACGATCCAGTCCTTGTAGAGCCACGCCGCGCCGAGCATCAGCACGAAACCCGGCAACATGAACCCCAGCCCCGCGAGCAGCCCCCCGATTCGCCCGCGCGCAACCATTCCAAGATGGACGCACAGCTCGTGCGCCTCGGGCCCCGGCAGGATCTGCATCACCGCGAGCAGGCGGTTGAAGCGCGCTGGCGAAATCCAGCGCTCCTCCTCGACGAGCGCCTGCTTGACCATCGCGATCTGCGCGACGGGCCCGCCAAACGCGAGGAAGCCGAAGCGCAGGAAGCGCAGGAACAGCTGGAGGAGGGAAAGTTGCGGCGGCGAGGGTTCAACGGTGGTCATGGCAATCGCGCTCCTGCCGCAAATGCGGCCTATGGAGCGGAACTTGGACAGCAAGCCGTCTGAACGGGCGTCCGCATTGCCCGTGCCACGGCAAATAGCATGGCGGGCGTCCGAGGGAAGAGAGATTAGCTTTGCGCGCGGGAAGGTCGAGATGAAATCGGGGGCGGCTTTCGACCAGAAGTTGCCGTTCTACTTCTTGCTTCGTCATTCCCGCGAAAGCGGGAACCCAGTTGCGACGTCAGCACGCTGGGTCCCCGCTTTCGCGGGAATGACGAAATTGGGAATGGCCGTTTCCCACCCCAAAACCGACCTTGCCATTCCTTTCCCATGGGATAGGCAGCAAGCATGTCGTTCGATACCGAAACCGAAGCGTTGGCCCACGACCATGTTTTCCTCGGAAAACGGCACGACCAGAATGCGCGGCGTACTCTATGGGTCGTTGCGCTGACGGCGGTGATGATGGTCGGCGAGATTATCGCGGGGATCGCGTTCAACTCGATGGCGCTGCTCGCCGACGGCTTTCATATGGCGACGCACGCGGGCGCGCTCGGCATCGCCGCGATCGCTTATGCCTATGCGAAGCGCCACGGGCACGGGCGCCGCTATAGCTTCGGGACCGGCAAGGTCGGCGATCTGGCCGGCTTTGCCTCGGCGCTCATACTCGGGCTGTTCGCGCTCGGCATCGCGTATGAATCGCTGACGCGCCTGTTCGACCCCAGCCCCGTCGCCTTTGCCGAGGCGACGATCATCGCCGTCATCGGCCTTGGCGTGAACATCGCCAGCGCGCTGCTGCTCGGGCACGGGCATAGCCATGATCATCATGACGACGCGCACGATCACAACCACGGGCACGACCATGCGCACGAGAAGGACAACAATCTCCGATCGGCCTATCTCCATGTCGTCGCCGATGCGCTGACTTCGGTGCTCGCGATCGCCGCTCTGCTCGGCGGGCGGTATCTCGGCTGGGTGTGGCTCGATCCCGCCATGGGCGTCGTCGGATCGATCGTCATCGCGGTCTGGGCTTGGTCGTTGATGCGCGACACCGGCGCGGTGCTGCTCGACGCGACCGACGCCGCGCTCGAAAGTGAAATCCGCAACCTTGTCGAAGCGCCCGGCGATGCAAAGATCATCGACCTGCACGTCTGGCGC contains these protein-coding regions:
- the chrA gene encoding chromate efflux transporter, translating into MTTVEPSPPQLSLLQLFLRFLRFGFLAFGGPVAQIAMVKQALVEEERWISPARFNRLLAVMQILPGPEAHELCVHLGMVARGRIGGLLAGLGFMLPGFVLMLGAAWLYKDWIVGNPAMAPVFLGVQIAVLAIILRAVQRIGTHILEDRLLWLLAAASLGATLAGVPFWIPLIAAGLIYSFAARPAVAAAVFVAAVVLAFLVSGVAPAAKAHAAASEAGILALFIAGLKGGLLTFGGAYTAIPYVRTDTVGRGWLSDASFLDGVALAGMLPAPLVIFATFAGYVAGGLPGAVAITVGMFLPAFAFSMIFFERLEAIVENPALHRALAGVAAAVVGVIAATLLQLGCVTALRVSSPIAGIAIFAGAVAAVMLLKGKWVAPALVIGAGVAGWLLNP
- the dmeF gene encoding CDF family Co(II)/Ni(II) efflux transporter DmeF translates to MSFDTETEALAHDHVFLGKRHDQNARRTLWVVALTAVMMVGEIIAGIAFNSMALLADGFHMATHAGALGIAAIAYAYAKRHGHGRRYSFGTGKVGDLAGFASALILGLFALGIAYESLTRLFDPSPVAFAEATIIAVIGLGVNIASALLLGHGHSHDHHDDAHDHNHGHDHAHEKDNNLRSAYLHVVADALTSVLAIAALLGGRYLGWVWLDPAMGVVGSIVIAVWAWSLMRDTGAVLLDATDAALESEIRNLVEAPGDAKIIDLHVWRVGPGAHSAIVSVVGATREAICARVKPVHEIEHLTVEIR